A section of the Arabiibacter massiliensis genome encodes:
- a CDS encoding phosphoribosylaminoimidazolesuccinocarboxamide synthase produces MTGIDIKPDAQGKVRDLYDLGDKLLLVATDRISAFDYILEDEIPHKGAVLTQLSCFWFELLDGVVENHLISADVADLPEQFRPYADYLRGRFMLVKKADMFPAECIVRGYLAGSGLKEYQKQGTVCGIELPAGLVNSSKLPEPIFTPSTKAEIGDHDENISFERLVEIIGEDDASQLRDLALKVYTTARDHAAERGVIIADTKFEFGRLDGRIILADEVLTPDSSRFWPGDEYAEGTDQPSFDKQFVRDWLTANWDRQGNPPRLPQDVIDRTSEKYIQAYEKITGRKFAY; encoded by the coding sequence ATGACCGGAATCGACATCAAGCCTGATGCGCAGGGTAAAGTGCGCGATCTTTACGATCTGGGGGACAAGCTGCTGCTGGTGGCGACCGACCGCATCTCGGCGTTCGATTACATCCTGGAGGACGAGATCCCGCACAAGGGCGCGGTGCTCACGCAGCTGTCGTGCTTCTGGTTCGAGCTGCTGGACGGCGTGGTGGAGAACCACCTGATCAGCGCCGACGTGGCCGACCTGCCCGAGCAGTTCAGGCCGTACGCCGACTACCTGCGCGGGCGCTTCATGCTGGTGAAGAAGGCCGACATGTTCCCCGCCGAGTGCATCGTGCGCGGCTACCTTGCCGGCAGCGGACTCAAGGAGTATCAGAAGCAGGGCACGGTGTGCGGCATCGAGCTGCCCGCGGGCCTGGTGAACTCCTCGAAGCTGCCCGAGCCCATCTTCACGCCGTCGACGAAGGCCGAGATCGGCGACCACGACGAGAACATCAGCTTCGAGCGCCTTGTGGAGATCATCGGCGAGGACGACGCCTCGCAGCTGCGCGACCTGGCGCTCAAGGTGTACACTACCGCGCGCGACCATGCGGCCGAGCGCGGCGTGATCATCGCCGACACGAAGTTCGAGTTCGGGCGCCTAGACGGCCGCATCATCCTGGCCGACGAGGTGCTCACGCCCGACTCCTCGCGCTTCTGGCCCGGCGACGAGTACGCCGAAGGCACCGACCAGCCCAGCTTCGACAAGCAGTTCGTGCGCGACTGGCTCACCGCCAACTGGGACCGTCAGGGCAATCCGCCCCGCCTGCCCCAGGACGTCATCGACCGCACGAGCGAGAAGTACATCCAGGCCTACGAGAAGATCACCGGCAGGAAGTTCGCGTACTAG
- a CDS encoding HAMP domain-containing sensor histidine kinase, giving the protein MRDKREQAAAASGSAREDAGSPKAAERITVDAESAVTGPLKLPTDGEGSGKKRARKRFSWANLTYTTRVTVAFACIAAMTALVAIGVLSFVWEQHFQTYTQQNMEKLAESTAEQIAEVYQETGRLDDPGVIAAALYAEKLNGVGVKIVDNQDGSTVYDSTMVGDEQGRRGKLGSDQGSLAPPPGARDQLAIAKIVSDNVAVGSVHMWVYGSEALLRQTDEAFRDNSYQAMMFATVLAILLASCIGFLFARTLVAPINRMTKTAKAIKEGDLNARTQLHGEDEIARLGETFDEMADSIERDRELERRLTTDVAHELRTPLMAIQSTVEAMVDGVFEADPEHLETVNSEVQRLSRLVDSLLKLSRLENRSTPMKTEVVDVGKLIAGIIATHEAFVADSGLTLEYQMEPGVRVVGDADMIRQATANLISNAVRYTPEGGHITVRVKRGDIMASIAVQDTGIGLSPEEAKMVFSRFWRADAGRTRESGGLGVGLAVVKEIVERHNGWVQVEGRKGAGACFTIHIPLYHEEHPQKGTKTQRSRGKSRKDAK; this is encoded by the coding sequence GTGCGGGACAAAAGAGAACAGGCTGCGGCCGCCTCTGGCAGCGCGCGCGAGGACGCGGGCAGCCCGAAGGCGGCCGAACGCATCACGGTGGACGCCGAAAGCGCCGTGACGGGTCCGCTCAAGCTGCCGACCGACGGCGAGGGCAGCGGGAAGAAACGCGCGCGCAAGCGCTTCAGCTGGGCGAACCTCACGTACACCACGCGCGTGACCGTGGCGTTCGCCTGCATCGCCGCCATGACCGCCCTCGTGGCCATCGGCGTGCTGTCGTTCGTGTGGGAGCAGCACTTCCAGACGTACACGCAGCAGAACATGGAAAAGCTTGCTGAATCGACAGCCGAGCAGATCGCTGAGGTATACCAGGAGACCGGCAGGCTGGACGATCCCGGCGTTATCGCAGCCGCCCTTTACGCCGAGAAGCTTAATGGCGTGGGCGTGAAGATAGTCGACAACCAAGACGGTTCGACCGTGTACGACTCAACGATGGTCGGTGATGAGCAGGGAAGGCGGGGAAAGCTGGGCTCCGATCAAGGCTCGCTCGCTCCTCCGCCCGGCGCTCGAGACCAGCTCGCCATCGCAAAGATCGTTTCCGATAACGTTGCTGTGGGGTCCGTCCACATGTGGGTGTACGGCTCTGAGGCTCTGCTGCGCCAAACCGACGAGGCGTTCCGCGATAATTCGTACCAGGCCATGATGTTCGCCACGGTGCTCGCCATCCTTCTGGCGTCGTGCATCGGCTTCTTGTTTGCGCGCACCCTCGTAGCGCCCATCAACCGCATGACCAAGACCGCCAAGGCCATCAAGGAAGGCGACCTCAACGCGCGCACCCAGCTGCACGGCGAGGACGAGATCGCCCGCCTCGGCGAGACGTTCGACGAGATGGCCGACTCCATCGAGCGCGACCGCGAGCTGGAGCGCCGCCTCACCACCGATGTGGCGCATGAGCTGCGCACGCCGCTCATGGCCATCCAGTCCACCGTGGAGGCCATGGTGGACGGCGTGTTCGAGGCCGACCCCGAGCATCTGGAAACGGTGAACTCCGAGGTGCAGCGCTTGAGCCGCCTGGTGGATTCGCTGCTGAAGCTCTCGCGGCTGGAGAACCGCTCCACGCCGATGAAGACCGAGGTCGTGGACGTGGGCAAGCTCATCGCGGGCATTATAGCCACGCACGAGGCGTTCGTCGCCGACTCCGGCCTCACGCTGGAATACCAGATGGAGCCCGGCGTGCGCGTGGTGGGCGATGCCGACATGATCCGCCAGGCCACGGCCAACCTCATCTCCAACGCCGTGCGCTACACGCCCGAGGGCGGCCATATCACCGTGCGCGTGAAGCGCGGCGACATCATGGCGTCCATCGCGGTGCAGGACACGGGCATCGGCCTGTCGCCCGAGGAGGCGAAGATGGTGTTCTCGCGCTTCTGGCGCGCCGACGCGGGACGCACGCGCGAGAGCGGCGGCTTGGGCGTGGGCCTGGCCGTGGTGAAGGAAATCGTCGAGCGCCACAACGGCTGGGTGCAGGTGGAAGGCCGCAAGGGCGCGGGCGCGTGCTTCACCATCCACATCCCGCTGTACCACGAGGAGCATCCGCAAAAGGGGACGAAAACGCAGAGATCGCGCGGGAAGTCGCGCAAGGATGCGAAATAG
- a CDS encoding response regulator transcription factor encodes MSNETRRILLVEDEKAIRDAVTAYLERENYWVTAVGDGQEALEEFSKHHFDLVILDLMLPRVPGERVCRAIRDNSDVPIIMLTAKGEVEDRIIGLELGADDYLVKPFSPRELVARSRALLRRVHADSEPQREVLEFGELTIDVSGHKVLVNGEEIDLTASEFKLLTTLSRYPGRVYSRMELVEKVLGYDFEGYERTIDSHVKNLRAKIGDNPRSPKWLHTVHGVGYRFEDPTKAAQ; translated from the coding sequence ATGAGCAACGAAACGCGACGCATACTGCTCGTCGAAGACGAGAAGGCCATCCGCGACGCCGTGACGGCGTATCTTGAGCGCGAGAACTACTGGGTGACGGCGGTGGGTGACGGCCAGGAGGCTCTCGAGGAGTTCTCCAAGCACCACTTCGACCTGGTCATCCTCGACCTCATGCTGCCCCGCGTGCCGGGCGAGCGCGTCTGCCGCGCCATCCGCGACAACTCCGACGTGCCCATCATCATGCTCACCGCGAAGGGCGAGGTGGAGGACCGCATCATCGGCCTGGAGCTGGGTGCCGACGACTACCTGGTCAAGCCGTTCAGCCCCCGCGAGCTGGTGGCCCGCTCCCGTGCGCTTCTGCGCCGCGTGCACGCCGACAGCGAGCCGCAGCGCGAGGTGCTGGAGTTCGGCGAGCTCACCATCGACGTGTCGGGCCACAAGGTGCTGGTGAACGGCGAGGAGATCGACCTCACGGCCAGCGAGTTCAAGCTGCTCACCACGCTGTCGCGCTATCCCGGCCGCGTGTACTCGCGCATGGAGCTGGTGGAGAAGGTGCTCGGCTACGACTTCGAGGGCTACGAGCGCACCATCGACTCGCACGTGAAGAACCTGCGCGCGAAGATCGGCGACAATCCGCGCAGCCCGAAGTGGCTGCACACCGTGCACGGCGTGGGGTACCGCTTCGAGGATCCCACGAAAGCCGCCCAGTAA
- a CDS encoding Tat pathway signal protein — MGNVSGFGGAGGPSAGGRGGAPSIGNVAGFGGPNAAGGRGAHRRSSSGAAGNGRPSPSPRSSAPADDGVRVPTPGGGEVLLTRRHFLYGALGVGALAAVGGGATVVAQQMAKDADDELTVLEVPESAVTAVLSSDLFAEVDSAERMQLTSSCELPFGSLVWANDESVAACLLPTEEGKPLTQAGLVMLSSGSYVVVLEQAVGLDEGFEIYDVRATSSGLVWTEADILDGIWRVYTARWDGSALGAPALVEEGDGEWETPTLAAVGNRAFWQVLPKADGAKKAEDSLVKRATMGTNDVETVWTSHGRLASPPYGMRDSVVITPRTDTGSIHYQLTRLDAESGQVLDSLVLPASMRPLEAGYGETGFTFAFDGSYQYGDGIANLGTYLPEAAVTNGDYSGSPWLWFDRSPSAAPAWCGSFFMVKSTSAVSGVNPVTREWFAIYPEDGADKEGEYLASTGTHDVLVTFTNLDDKPLDGEPRKCCLVRTWSPLA, encoded by the coding sequence GTGGGCAACGTCTCCGGCTTCGGCGGCGCAGGCGGCCCGAGCGCCGGCGGGCGCGGCGGTGCGCCCAGCATCGGCAACGTCGCGGGTTTTGGGGGCCCGAATGCCGCCGGCGGGCGCGGGGCGCATCGGCGCTCCTCGTCAGGCGCCGCCGGCAACGGCCGGCCCTCCCCTTCGCCCCGATCCTCCGCTCCTGCCGACGACGGCGTGCGCGTTCCCACGCCGGGCGGCGGCGAGGTGCTTCTGACCAGGCGGCACTTTCTGTATGGAGCGCTCGGCGTAGGCGCTTTGGCCGCGGTCGGCGGCGGCGCCACCGTCGTGGCCCAGCAGATGGCGAAGGACGCCGACGACGAGCTCACGGTGCTCGAAGTGCCGGAGAGCGCCGTGACGGCCGTGCTCTCATCCGACCTGTTCGCCGAGGTGGACTCGGCGGAGCGCATGCAACTGACAAGCAGCTGCGAGCTGCCCTTCGGCTCGCTCGTGTGGGCGAACGACGAGTCCGTCGCGGCCTGCCTGCTGCCCACGGAGGAGGGCAAGCCCCTCACGCAGGCCGGGCTGGTGATGCTGTCGTCCGGCAGCTACGTGGTGGTGCTCGAGCAGGCGGTGGGCCTGGACGAGGGCTTCGAGATCTACGATGTGCGCGCCACGTCGTCGGGGCTCGTGTGGACCGAGGCCGACATCCTCGACGGCATATGGCGCGTCTACACCGCGCGCTGGGACGGCTCGGCCCTCGGCGCGCCCGCGCTCGTGGAGGAGGGCGACGGGGAGTGGGAGACGCCCACCCTCGCCGCCGTGGGCAACCGGGCCTTCTGGCAGGTGCTGCCGAAGGCTGACGGGGCGAAGAAGGCCGAGGATTCGCTGGTCAAACGCGCCACCATGGGGACGAACGACGTGGAGACGGTGTGGACGTCGCACGGGCGCCTGGCCTCGCCGCCCTACGGGATGCGCGACTCCGTGGTCATCACGCCGCGCACCGATACCGGCTCGATCCACTACCAGCTCACCCGGCTCGACGCCGAGTCGGGCCAGGTGCTCGACTCGCTCGTGCTGCCCGCGTCCATGCGGCCGCTCGAGGCCGGATACGGCGAGACGGGCTTCACGTTCGCGTTCGATGGCAGCTACCAGTACGGCGACGGCATCGCCAACCTGGGCACCTACCTGCCCGAGGCCGCGGTGACCAACGGCGACTACAGCGGCTCTCCCTGGCTGTGGTTCGACAGGTCGCCCTCTGCCGCGCCGGCCTGGTGCGGGTCGTTCTTCATGGTGAAATCCACGTCGGCCGTGAGCGGGGTGAATCCGGTGACGCGCGAGTGGTTCGCCATCTATCCCGA